A window of the Hevea brasiliensis isolate MT/VB/25A 57/8 chromosome 6, ASM3005281v1, whole genome shotgun sequence genome harbors these coding sequences:
- the LOC110635006 gene encoding uncharacterized protein LOC110635006: MDQLATHNRMLENQIAQQASSSSKAQGKFPSQPENPREHCKAVILRSGKIVGDEKKDEKEEKKKKKDEDNNESTSNHDEVNEEANKKKEAEKKKRKNAISQMPLYAKFLKEILSNMRRLEDYETIALTQECGALLQNKLPPKLKDPRSFSFPCHIGDTNINKALCNLRASVSLMPLSICEKLKGGELKPTTISLQLADRSIKYTVGILENVPLKVGKFFIPVDFVVLEMEEDIHIPIILGRPFLSTAGAIIDVKNDVIDEIVEEEFRKRYPEDPLVNYLVHSKITKEENPEVAAFAQILDAT, translated from the exons ATGGATCAGCTTGCCACTCATAACAGGATGTTAGAAaaccaaatagctcaacaagcaagTTCTTCTAGCAAAGCACAAGGGAaatttccaagtcaaccagagaaTCCTAGAGAACATTGCAAGGCAGTGATCCTAAGGAGTGGGAAAATTGTGGGAGATgaaaagaaagatgaaaaagaagagaaaaagaagaaaaaagatgaaGACAATAATGAATCTACTTCAAATCATGATGAAGTTAATGAGGAAGCAAACAAGAAGAAGGAAGCtgaaaaaaagaagaggaaaa ATGCAATTTCTCAAATGCCCTTATATGCTAAGTTCCTGAAAGAAATTTTGTCGAACATGAGGAGACTAGAAGATTATGAAACAATAGCATTAACACAGGAGTGTGGTGCTCTCTTACAGAATAAGCTCCCACCGAAGTTGAAGGATCCACGAAGTTTCTCTTTTCCTTGTCACATTGGGGATACTAATATTAATAAAGCATTGTGTAATCTTAGAGCTAGTGTAAGTTTGATGCCACTCTCCATTTGTGAAAAGTTGAAGGGTGGAGAATTGAAGCCAACAACCATTTCTTTGCAACTAGCTGATAGATCTATTAaatatacagtaggaattttggAGAATGTACCCTTAAAAGTTGGGAAATTTTTCATTCCTGTGGATTTTGTGGTTCTTGAAATGGAAGAGGATATTCACATACCTATCATTTTAGGAAGGCCATTCTTATCCACAGCAGGGGCTATAATTGATGTGAAGAATG atgttattgatgagattgtggaaGAAGAATTTAGGAAAAGATATCCTGAAGACCCTTTGGTGAATTATTTGGTACATAGTAAAATAACAAAGGAAGAAAATCCTGAAGTTGCAGCCTTTGCTCAAATTTTGGATGCTACTTAA